A genomic segment from Frateuria edaphi encodes:
- a CDS encoding cupin-like domain-containing protein: MAPTQAIEETDAGAVPDRAALMALDRPLVIRGLARDWPLVRLAQGSDTAFAEGLAALDNGAPVDTLLMPPEAEGVIGYNAALDGFNYEHYRIPLTLGLQRLASYSRVDHPPGLAIQSASIAACLPGFLEHHALPLVGADVEPRLWIGNRVTTPTHFDSQHNIACVACGRRRFTLFPPEQLPNLYIGPLDFAPTSTMIGMARLDRPDDPRFPRLKLALAAAQVAELHPGDAIYMPPLWWHHVESLERLNALVNYWWLSVDEAGYTTGHALSALYHAILAFRALPPTERAGWKKLLEHYAFDEGDPLEHLPGERRGVLGARTPKVLERLRELAKRYL; this comes from the coding sequence ATGGCGCCGACTCAGGCCATCGAGGAAACCGACGCCGGCGCCGTGCCGGACCGGGCGGCCCTGATGGCCCTCGATCGCCCGCTGGTGATACGCGGCCTGGCCCGCGACTGGCCGCTGGTCAGGCTGGCCCAGGGATCGGACACCGCCTTTGCCGAGGGGCTGGCCGCGCTGGACAACGGCGCACCGGTGGACACCTTGCTGATGCCGCCCGAGGCCGAAGGCGTGATCGGCTACAACGCGGCGCTGGATGGCTTCAACTACGAGCATTACCGCATACCGCTGACGCTCGGCTTGCAGCGGCTTGCCAGCTACAGCCGGGTCGATCATCCACCGGGCCTGGCGATCCAGAGCGCATCGATCGCCGCCTGCCTGCCTGGGTTCCTGGAACACCACGCACTGCCGCTGGTCGGCGCAGATGTCGAACCCCGATTGTGGATCGGCAACCGTGTCACCACGCCCACGCATTTCGACTCGCAACACAACATCGCCTGCGTGGCGTGCGGCCGGCGGCGCTTTACGCTGTTTCCGCCCGAGCAGTTGCCCAACCTGTACATCGGCCCGCTCGACTTCGCACCCACCAGCACGATGATCGGGATGGCGCGCCTGGACCGACCGGACGATCCGCGTTTCCCGCGTTTGAAGCTGGCGCTCGCCGCCGCCCAGGTGGCCGAGCTGCACCCCGGCGATGCCATCTACATGCCGCCGCTGTGGTGGCATCACGTCGAGTCGCTGGAGCGGCTCAACGCGCTGGTGAATTACTGGTGGCTTTCCGTGGACGAGGCGGGCTACACCACCGGCCATGCGCTGTCGGCGCTGTACCACGCCATCCTGGCCTTTCGTGCCTTGCCACCCACCGAGAGGGCTGGGTGGAAGAAACTACTGGAGCATTACGCGTTCGACGAGGGCGATCCGCTGGAGCACCTGCCGGGGGAGCGGCGTGGCGTATTGGGCGCGCGCACGCCGAAGGTGCTCGAGCGACTAAGGGAACTGGCAAAGCGGTATCTCTGA
- the hutI gene encoding imidazolonepropionase: MTTPRWDHLLIDATLATFVGERAFGLVERGALAIKDGRIAWSGPAAELPGAADALAASVETLDGALVTPGLIDCHTHLVFGGDRAHEFDLRLNGASYEEIARAGGGIASTVGATRAADEDELLRQSLPRARALLRDGVTTLEIKSGYGLDLDTERRMLRVARRIGETLGIGVRSTFLGLHALPSEYRERREDYMALVCDMMLPALAAEDLVDAVDAFCEGIGFTRVETERVFERARALGLPVKLHAEQLSDQDGAALVAEYRGLSADHLEHLSESGVRAMAAAGTVAVLLPGAFYALRETHLPPIDLLRAHGVPMAIATDCNPGTSPLLSLRLAANMACTLFRMTPEEALRGVTVNAARALGLADRGSLAVGQRADLAVWKARMPAELCYWIGGDLLQSLWSAGAPVRL; this comes from the coding sequence ATGACCACGCCGCGCTGGGATCACCTGCTGATCGACGCCACGCTGGCCACCTTCGTGGGCGAACGTGCGTTCGGCCTGGTCGAACGCGGCGCGCTGGCAATCAAGGACGGCCGCATCGCGTGGTCCGGTCCCGCCGCGGAACTTCCCGGTGCCGCGGATGCATTGGCCGCCTCGGTCGAAACGCTGGACGGCGCGCTGGTCACGCCCGGCCTGATCGACTGCCACACGCACCTGGTGTTCGGCGGCGACCGCGCGCACGAATTCGATCTGCGCCTGAATGGCGCGAGTTACGAGGAGATCGCCCGCGCCGGCGGCGGCATCGCCTCGACCGTGGGCGCCACCCGCGCGGCGGACGAGGACGAACTGCTGCGCCAGAGCCTGCCGCGCGCACGCGCGCTGCTGCGCGACGGCGTGACCACGCTGGAGATCAAGTCCGGTTATGGGCTCGACCTCGACACCGAGCGCCGCATGCTGCGGGTGGCGCGGCGCATCGGCGAAACGTTGGGCATCGGCGTGCGCAGCACCTTCCTCGGCCTGCACGCGCTGCCATCGGAGTACCGCGAGCGGCGCGAGGATTACATGGCACTGGTGTGCGACATGATGTTGCCGGCGCTGGCCGCCGAAGACCTGGTCGACGCGGTCGACGCCTTCTGCGAGGGCATCGGCTTCACCCGCGTGGAAACCGAGCGCGTCTTCGAGCGCGCCAGGGCGCTCGGCCTGCCGGTGAAGCTTCATGCCGAACAGCTCTCCGACCAGGACGGCGCGGCATTGGTCGCGGAGTACCGTGGCCTGTCCGCCGACCATCTGGAGCACCTTAGCGAGTCGGGTGTCCGCGCGATGGCCGCCGCTGGCACCGTGGCCGTGCTGCTGCCGGGCGCCTTTTATGCCTTGCGCGAAACGCATCTGCCGCCGATCGACCTGCTGCGTGCGCACGGCGTGCCGATGGCGATCGCCACCGACTGCAACCCGGGCACCTCACCGCTGCTCTCGTTGCGGTTGGCTGCGAACATGGCCTGCACGCTGTTCCGGATGACGCCCGAAGAAGCCTTGCGCGGAGTCACGGTCAATGCGGCTCGCGCGCTTGGCCTGGCCGACCGGGGATCGCTGGCGGTGGGGCAGCGGGCGGACCTCGCCGTCTGGAAAGCCCGCATGCCCGCGGAGCTGTGCTACTGGATCGGCGGCGATCTGCTGCAGTCGCTTTGGAGCGCAGGCGCTCCCGTCAGGCTGTAG
- the trpB gene encoding tryptophan synthase subunit beta — protein MPATQDFHRWPDEHGRFGAYGGSYVAETLMAPLAELTEAYQRLRRDPDFLAELDRDLKYYVGRPSPIYHAERLSKHLGGARILLKREDLNHTGAHKINNTIGQALVARRMGKQRVIAETGAGQHGVASATVAARFGMKCVVYMGAVDIERQKINVYRMKLLGAEVVPVTSGSKTLKDALNEAMRDWVTNVADTFYIIGTVAGPHPYPQMVRDFNAIVGREAREQMLEGYGRLPDAITACVGGGSNAIGLFHAFLNDADVRIVGAEAAGEGMDTGHHAASLAAGRPGVLHGNRTYVLCDDNGQITETHSVSAGLDYPGVGPEHAFLKDAGRADYVGVTDDEALEAFHLLARTEGILAALESSHAVAQAMKLAREYPKDALVLCNLSGRGDKDVHTIAAREGVQV, from the coding sequence ATGCCCGCTACCCAGGATTTCCACCGCTGGCCGGACGAGCACGGCCGCTTTGGCGCCTATGGCGGCAGCTATGTCGCCGAGACGCTGATGGCGCCGCTGGCCGAACTGACCGAGGCCTACCAGCGGTTGCGCCGGGATCCGGATTTCCTGGCCGAGCTGGACCGCGACCTCAAGTATTACGTCGGCCGTCCGAGCCCGATCTACCACGCCGAGCGGCTATCGAAGCATCTCGGGGGCGCGCGGATCCTGCTGAAGCGCGAGGATCTGAACCACACCGGCGCGCACAAGATCAACAACACCATCGGCCAGGCCCTGGTGGCCCGGCGCATGGGCAAGCAGCGCGTGATCGCCGAGACCGGCGCGGGCCAGCACGGCGTCGCCAGTGCCACCGTGGCCGCCCGATTCGGCATGAAGTGCGTGGTCTACATGGGCGCGGTGGACATCGAGCGGCAGAAAATCAACGTCTACCGCATGAAACTGCTGGGCGCCGAAGTGGTGCCCGTGACCTCGGGATCGAAAACGCTCAAGGACGCGCTCAACGAAGCCATGCGCGATTGGGTCACCAACGTGGCCGACACCTTCTACATCATCGGTACCGTGGCCGGACCGCATCCGTATCCGCAGATGGTGCGCGACTTCAACGCCATCGTCGGGCGCGAGGCGCGCGAGCAGATGCTGGAGGGCTACGGCCGTCTGCCCGATGCGATCACGGCCTGCGTGGGCGGCGGTTCGAACGCGATCGGCCTGTTCCACGCCTTCCTCAACGATGCGGACGTGCGCATCGTCGGCGCCGAGGCGGCGGGCGAGGGCATGGACACGGGACATCACGCGGCGTCCCTGGCGGCCGGCCGGCCGGGCGTGCTGCACGGCAACCGCACTTATGTGCTGTGCGACGACAACGGCCAGATCACCGAGACGCACTCGGTCTCCGCCGGTCTGGACTACCCCGGCGTCGGCCCGGAACACGCTTTCCTCAAGGATGCCGGTCGCGCCGACTACGTCGGCGTCACCGACGATGAAGCGCTGGAGGCGTTCCACCTGCTCGCCCGTACCGAAGGCATCCTCGCTGCGCTCGAATCCAGCCACGCCGTGGCGCAGGCGATGAAGCTCGCACGCGAATACCCGAAGGACGCGCTGGTGCTGTGCAACCTCTCCGGCCGTGGCGACAAGGACGTGCATACCATTGCCGCGCGCGAGGGAGTGCAGGTATGA
- a CDS encoding 30S ribosomal protein THX, which produces MGKGDRKTRRGKTYRGSYGNTRAHDAQPAVVGAKATVTKPAAAKKAAPKKKSA; this is translated from the coding sequence ATGGGTAAGGGCGATCGCAAGACCCGTCGCGGCAAGACCTACCGCGGCAGCTACGGCAACACCCGTGCGCACGATGCGCAGCCGGCCGTGGTTGGCGCCAAGGCCACCGTGACCAAGCCGGCCGCCGCCAAGAAGGCAGCGCCGAAGAAAAAGTCCGCCTGA
- a CDS encoding hemerythrin domain-containing protein, which yields MNAIELLKQDHENMRALLDELAGTTTRGVKKRKELVQKIEANLRVHNAIEEEIFYPAFKKAGDGKDDAKMYFEALEEHRAAGDLVLPDLLKTEVDSEKFSGRAKVLKELFEHHADEEEKEMFKRAKALLGKKALDELGEQMAQRKMELKKRLEAA from the coding sequence ATGAACGCAATCGAGCTTTTGAAGCAGGACCACGAGAACATGAGGGCGCTGCTGGATGAACTGGCCGGCACCACTACGCGCGGCGTGAAGAAGCGCAAGGAACTGGTGCAAAAGATCGAAGCCAACCTGCGTGTGCACAACGCCATCGAAGAGGAAATCTTCTACCCGGCGTTCAAGAAGGCAGGCGACGGCAAGGATGACGCGAAGATGTACTTCGAGGCGCTGGAGGAACATCGCGCCGCCGGCGACCTGGTGTTGCCGGACCTGCTCAAGACCGAGGTCGACAGCGAGAAATTCTCCGGTCGCGCCAAGGTGCTCAAGGAACTGTTCGAGCATCATGCCGACGAGGAAGAAAAGGAGATGTTCAAGCGCGCCAAGGCGCTGCTGGGCAAGAAGGCGCTGGACGAACTGGGCGAACAGATGGCGCAGCGAAAGATGGAATTGAAGAAGCGGCTGGAAGCGGCCTGA
- a CDS encoding LysR family transcriptional regulator: MSDRDLPSLHALRAFEAAARLGSMSLAARELHVTHGAVSRQVRSLEEALGQPLFLRQGRGIQATAAGRRLQESCQAAFGQLRESWARLRREQADAALVLGCSGSVLARWVIPRLERLRHDLPALTLHLAAQEEPTSLAGVDVALLLEAPPWPDSWQVYDLAPERIGPVLSPRHPELERLRALPPAALCDEPLLYTASRPQAWPDWARAMGLAPESMQQTQALPHLYFLLEAAAAGLGVAIAPQPLVADDLASGRLLAPWGFRETGGRWILATTRAGDARLEALAAWARDELTERA, translated from the coding sequence ATGTCCGACCGCGACCTGCCCTCGCTGCATGCCCTGCGCGCCTTCGAGGCCGCCGCCCGCCTGGGCAGCATGAGCCTGGCGGCGCGAGAGCTGCACGTCACCCACGGTGCCGTGAGCCGGCAGGTGCGTTCGCTGGAAGAGGCGCTGGGCCAGCCCCTGTTCCTGCGCCAGGGCCGCGGCATCCAGGCCACCGCCGCAGGGCGGCGCCTGCAGGAAAGCTGCCAGGCCGCGTTCGGCCAGTTGCGCGAAAGCTGGGCCCGGTTGCGGCGTGAGCAAGCGGACGCGGCCCTGGTACTGGGTTGCTCGGGCAGCGTGCTGGCGCGCTGGGTGATCCCTCGGCTGGAACGCCTGCGGCACGACCTGCCCGCACTGACCTTGCACCTGGCCGCGCAGGAGGAACCGACGTCCCTGGCTGGCGTGGACGTCGCGCTGTTGCTGGAAGCGCCACCCTGGCCGGACTCGTGGCAGGTGTACGACCTGGCACCCGAACGCATCGGCCCCGTGCTCAGTCCCCGCCATCCCGAACTCGAGCGCCTGCGCGCCCTACCCCCCGCCGCGCTGTGCGACGAGCCGCTGCTATACACCGCCTCGCGCCCGCAGGCCTGGCCGGACTGGGCGCGAGCGATGGGACTGGCGCCGGAATCCATGCAGCAGACGCAGGCCCTGCCGCATCTGTATTTCCTGCTGGAGGCCGCCGCCGCTGGGCTGGGCGTGGCCATCGCCCCGCAACCGCTGGTCGCCGACGACCTGGCCAGTGGCCGATTGCTGGCGCCCTGGGGGTTTCGCGAAACCGGCGGTCGCTGGATCCTCGCCACCACGCGCGCGGGCGACGCACGCCTGGAGGCATTGGCCGCCTGGGCACGTGACGAACTGACCGAACGCGCTTGA
- a CDS encoding transcriptional repressor — MSAKLHSHHVEDAESFVAAVEQASEERGLRLTPLRREVLALVAAAGKPVKAYDLLDQLRERHGNAAPPTVYRALDFLLEQGFIHKLESINAYVSCHHPAEAHQVPFLICDGCASAQEVCDARVAELIEAQARAFGFRPQAQTLEVHGLCKQCRKG, encoded by the coding sequence GTGTCAGCCAAGCTCCACTCACACCACGTCGAAGACGCCGAGAGTTTCGTCGCGGCGGTCGAACAGGCCAGCGAGGAGCGCGGATTGCGGCTCACTCCCTTGCGCAGGGAAGTGTTGGCGCTTGTCGCCGCGGCGGGCAAACCGGTCAAGGCCTACGACCTGCTCGATCAGTTGCGCGAACGCCACGGGAACGCCGCGCCACCCACGGTCTATCGCGCGCTCGATTTCCTTCTCGAGCAGGGTTTCATCCACAAGCTCGAGTCGATCAATGCCTACGTCTCCTGCCACCATCCTGCCGAGGCGCATCAGGTGCCGTTCCTGATCTGCGACGGCTGCGCGAGTGCGCAGGAGGTCTGCGATGCTCGGGTGGCCGAGTTGATCGAGGCGCAGGCGCGGGCTTTCGGCTTCCGGCCGCAGGCCCAGACGCTGGAAGTCCACGGCCTCTGCAAGCAGTGCCGCAAGGGCTGA
- a CDS encoding DUF4399 domain-containing protein, whose translation MKRMMFAAAFAIVGAASFAQTPALPATKAPAGAEAYIISPKDGATVGREVTVRFGLKGMGVAPAGVGKEHTGHHHLLVDVTDLPLAGQPIPNDEHHRHFGGGQTQTTLKLSPGTHTLQLELGDANHVPFAPPVVSKRITIHVK comes from the coding sequence ATGAAACGGATGATGTTCGCCGCCGCGTTCGCCATCGTTGGCGCCGCTTCCTTCGCGCAGACGCCTGCGCTCCCGGCCACCAAGGCACCGGCCGGCGCCGAGGCCTACATCATCTCGCCCAAGGACGGTGCCACCGTCGGTCGCGAGGTCACGGTGCGCTTCGGCCTGAAGGGCATGGGCGTGGCGCCGGCCGGCGTGGGCAAGGAGCACACGGGGCACCACCACCTGCTGGTCGATGTGACCGACCTGCCGCTCGCGGGCCAGCCGATTCCCAACGACGAACACCACAGGCACTTTGGCGGTGGCCAGACGCAGACCACGCTCAAGCTTTCCCCGGGCACGCACACGCTGCAGCTGGAACTGGGCGACGCGAACCATGTGCCGTTCGCCCCGCCCGTGGTGTCCAAAAGGATTACCATCCACGTGAAGTGA
- a CDS encoding cation diffusion facilitator family transporter has product MSRSHEHGPHDHSHEHHEHDHSSARGRKLLAAFLLTLLMLVAEAVGGLWSGSLALLADAGHMMVDALALALAFIGARLALRPADARRSYGYGRLEVLAGFVNALTQFVLVGFIAYEAVTRLLHPGAILSGVMLVVAVVGLLVNLVVLRVLHGHAHDDVNMAGASLHVMGDLLGSFGAVLAALAVRFMGWNWADPVLSLLVSLLILGGAWRLLRKSAHILLEGVPEDLDVGEVEQALRQADASIRDIHHLHVWQLASGSRMATLHAQVQDGEGAGAVAAIHRLLRKQFGILHVTVQVDAGPCTDHARDCLGHGHH; this is encoded by the coding sequence ATGAGCAGATCGCACGAACACGGCCCGCACGACCATTCGCACGAGCATCACGAGCACGACCATTCGAGCGCTCGCGGGCGCAAGCTTCTGGCGGCTTTCCTGCTGACCCTGCTGATGCTCGTGGCCGAGGCCGTTGGCGGTCTGTGGTCGGGTTCGCTCGCGTTGCTCGCCGACGCCGGGCACATGATGGTCGACGCGCTGGCGCTCGCACTGGCATTCATCGGCGCGCGGCTCGCGCTGCGTCCGGCCGATGCGCGCCGCAGCTACGGTTACGGGCGGCTGGAGGTATTGGCCGGTTTCGTCAACGCGTTGACGCAGTTCGTGCTCGTGGGGTTCATCGCCTATGAGGCGGTCACGCGCCTGCTGCATCCCGGAGCGATCCTTTCCGGGGTGATGCTGGTCGTGGCGGTGGTGGGCCTGCTGGTGAACCTGGTGGTGTTGCGCGTACTGCACGGCCACGCCCACGACGACGTCAACATGGCCGGGGCCAGCCTGCACGTGATGGGCGACCTGCTCGGCTCGTTCGGTGCCGTGCTGGCCGCGTTGGCGGTGCGTTTCATGGGCTGGAACTGGGCCGACCCGGTACTCTCGCTGCTGGTCTCCCTGCTGATCCTTGGCGGCGCCTGGCGATTGCTCCGCAAGTCGGCGCACATCCTGCTCGAGGGCGTGCCCGAAGACCTGGACGTGGGCGAGGTCGAGCAGGCCCTGCGCCAGGCCGACGCATCGATCCGCGACATCCACCACCTGCACGTGTGGCAGCTGGCCTCCGGCTCGCGCATGGCCACGCTGCATGCGCAGGTGCAGGACGGCGAAGGGGCCGGGGCGGTGGCGGCAATCCATCGGCTGTTGCGCAAGCAATTCGGGATCCTGCATGTGACGGTCCAGGTGGACGCGGGCCCGTGCACGGACCACGCGCGCGATTGCCTTGGGCACGGGCACCACTGA
- the accD gene encoding acetyl-CoA carboxylase, carboxyltransferase subunit beta yields MNWLQKIMTPRARTHSTPANKGKVPEGVWDKCGGCGTVLYRPELERNLMVCPKCGHHHPIGARERLLALLDEGSTQELWANLEPTDPLKFRDSKKYRDRIVASQKSTGEKDAMITMSGRLKGRPLVATAFEFSYMGGSMGSVVGEKFTRAAERALAEKSALVCFSATGGARMQEALFSLMQMAKTSAALARMRDAGVPYISVMTNPTTGGVSASLAMLGDINIGEPKALIGFAGPRVIEQTVRETLPEGFQRSEFLLEHGAIDLIVDRREMRDKLAELFGLLMKAPRAA; encoded by the coding sequence ATGAACTGGCTCCAGAAAATCATGACCCCGCGTGCACGCACGCACAGCACTCCCGCCAACAAGGGCAAAGTGCCCGAGGGCGTGTGGGACAAGTGCGGCGGTTGCGGCACGGTGCTGTACCGGCCAGAGCTGGAGCGCAACCTGATGGTGTGTCCCAAGTGTGGCCACCATCATCCGATCGGCGCGCGCGAGCGCCTGCTCGCCCTGCTCGACGAGGGTTCGACGCAGGAGCTGTGGGCGAACCTGGAACCGACCGATCCGCTGAAATTCCGCGATTCGAAGAAGTACCGCGACCGTATCGTGGCCTCGCAGAAATCCACCGGCGAGAAGGACGCGATGATCACCATGAGCGGCCGCCTGAAGGGCCGCCCGCTGGTCGCCACTGCGTTCGAGTTTTCCTACATGGGCGGTTCGATGGGCTCGGTGGTGGGTGAGAAATTCACTCGCGCGGCCGAGCGCGCACTGGCCGAGAAGAGCGCACTGGTGTGCTTCTCCGCCACCGGCGGCGCGCGCATGCAGGAAGCGTTGTTCTCGCTGATGCAGATGGCCAAGACTTCCGCTGCGCTGGCGCGCATGCGCGACGCCGGCGTGCCCTACATCAGCGTGATGACCAATCCGACCACCGGCGGCGTTTCGGCCAGCCTGGCGATGCTCGGTGACATCAACATCGGCGAGCCGAAGGCACTGATCGGCTTCGCGGGTCCGCGTGTGATCGAGCAGACCGTACGCGAGACGCTGCCTGAAGGCTTCCAGCGTTCGGAGTTCCTGCTCGAACACGGCGCGATCGACCTCATCGTCGACCGGCGCGAGATGCGCGACAAACTGGCCGAGCTTTTCGGCCTGTTGATGAAGGCGCCGCGCGCGGCCTGA
- the trpA gene encoding tryptophan synthase subunit alpha, with protein MSRIDRRFAVLKAESRTGLIPFVTAGDPSPEHAVALMHALVAAGADLIELGVPFSDPMADGPVIQHASERAIGSGVGLGDVLRWVADFRQRDADTPVVLMGYLNPIEMHGYARFAQDAVQAGVDGVLVVDCPLEESAVLEPLRIAGLQQILLAAPTTAPARMAKLCEAARGFLYYVSFAGITGAARLSTADIAARVAEVRAGAKAPVAVGFGVRDSATAKAIAGFADAVVIGSALVERLAGATEADEIATRAREFLAPIRAALDAP; from the coding sequence ATGAGTCGCATCGACCGTCGCTTCGCCGTGCTTAAAGCTGAAAGCCGCACCGGACTGATTCCCTTCGTTACCGCGGGCGATCCGTCGCCCGAACATGCCGTCGCCCTGATGCACGCGCTGGTTGCGGCGGGCGCGGACCTGATCGAGCTGGGCGTTCCATTTTCCGATCCCATGGCGGATGGTCCGGTCATCCAGCACGCCAGCGAGCGCGCCATCGGCAGCGGCGTCGGGCTGGGCGACGTGTTGCGCTGGGTCGCCGACTTCCGCCAGCGCGACGCGGACACGCCGGTCGTGCTGATGGGCTATCTCAACCCGATCGAAATGCACGGCTACGCGCGCTTTGCGCAGGATGCCGTGCAGGCGGGTGTCGACGGCGTGCTGGTCGTCGATTGCCCGCTGGAGGAGTCGGCCGTGCTGGAGCCGCTGCGCATCGCAGGCCTGCAGCAGATCCTGCTGGCCGCGCCCACTACCGCACCCGCGCGTATGGCGAAGTTGTGCGAGGCGGCCCGGGGCTTCCTGTATTATGTGTCGTTCGCCGGCATCACTGGCGCGGCACGGCTGAGCACGGCGGACATCGCCGCGCGCGTGGCCGAAGTGCGCGCCGGGGCGAAGGCGCCGGTGGCGGTCGGCTTCGGCGTCCGCGATTCGGCGACTGCGAAAGCGATCGCCGGGTTCGCCGACGCCGTGGTCATCGGCAGTGCGCTGGTCGAGCGCCTCGCCGGCGCCACGGAAGCGGATGAAATCGCCACGCGGGCGCGCGAGTTTCTCGCGCCGATCCGCGCAGCACTGGACGCGCCTTGA
- a CDS encoding MerC domain-containing protein, with amino-acid sequence MARPPTSRAWQTADRFGAVASFLCAIHCAALPFVLAVLPLVGLEFLADHRFERAFVMFACALALLTLVNGYRRHRRPGSLMLAFPGLSLLLLGVTVAERYPVALHSVLVTCGGVLLASAHFVNLRLDRRPPHVHDAGCAH; translated from the coding sequence ATGGCCCGACCGCCGACATCACGCGCATGGCAGACCGCCGACCGGTTCGGCGCGGTCGCGTCGTTCCTGTGCGCGATCCATTGCGCAGCCTTGCCGTTCGTGCTCGCGGTGTTGCCGCTGGTCGGGCTCGAGTTCCTGGCCGATCATCGGTTCGAGCGGGCTTTCGTCATGTTCGCCTGCGCGCTGGCGCTGCTGACCCTGGTCAACGGCTACCGCCGGCACCGCCGGCCCGGGTCGCTGATGCTGGCGTTTCCCGGCCTTTCGTTGCTGCTGCTGGGCGTCACCGTGGCCGAGCGGTATCCGGTCGCGCTGCACAGCGTGCTGGTCACCTGCGGCGGCGTGCTGCTCGCGAGCGCGCACTTCGTCAACCTGCGGCTCGATCGCCGGCCACCGCACGTGCACGACGCCGGTTGCGCGCATTGA
- the gltX gene encoding glutamate--tRNA ligase — MTVRTRFAPSPTGFLHIGGARTALYCWLESRRRGGEFLLRIEDTDRERSTDEAVQAILDAMQWLDLSADQAPIYQTHRLARYKEVADRLLAEGKAYYAYESKEEIEAMREAAMAKGEKPRYNGYYRDRNEPLRDDPNRVIRFRNPTEGSVVFEDKVKGRVEWANAELDDLVIFRSDGWPTYNFAVVVDDIDMGITEVIRGDDHVNNTPRQINIYHALGAPVPEFAHLPMILDKEGKKLSKRTNSVSVMEYRDAGYLPHAILNYLVRLGWSHGDQEIFSREEMIRLFDISDVNKAASRFDTEKLAWLNQHYLKSDDPRELAPEFEWHLARAGVDISRGPAPADVVVALRDRVHTLKEMAERAKIWYVPIAEWDDKAVAKHLKNDSAVAVLEQARTLLADIEWKPEPIHQAIERIAASLELGMGKIAQPLRVAMTGTQVSPSIDHTIYLAGRAEALKRIDDAVARAQG, encoded by the coding sequence ATGACCGTCCGCACCCGCTTCGCCCCCAGCCCCACCGGCTTCCTGCACATCGGCGGCGCCCGCACCGCGCTTTATTGCTGGCTCGAGTCGCGTCGTCGCGGCGGCGAGTTCCTGCTGCGCATCGAGGACACTGATCGCGAGCGCTCCACCGATGAAGCCGTGCAGGCGATCCTGGATGCCATGCAGTGGCTCGATCTGTCCGCCGACCAGGCACCGATCTACCAGACCCATCGCCTGGCGCGCTACAAGGAAGTGGCCGACCGCCTGCTCGCCGAAGGCAAGGCGTACTACGCCTACGAGAGCAAGGAAGAGATCGAGGCGATGCGCGAGGCGGCCATGGCCAAGGGCGAGAAGCCTCGCTACAACGGCTACTACCGCGATCGCAACGAGCCGCTGCGCGATGACCCCAACCGCGTCATCCGCTTCCGGAACCCGACCGAGGGTTCGGTCGTGTTCGAGGACAAGGTCAAGGGCCGCGTCGAGTGGGCCAACGCCGAGCTGGACGACCTGGTGATCTTCCGCTCCGACGGCTGGCCGACCTACAACTTCGCGGTGGTGGTCGACGACATCGACATGGGCATCACCGAGGTGATCCGCGGCGACGACCACGTCAACAACACGCCGCGCCAGATCAACATCTACCACGCGCTCGGCGCACCGGTGCCGGAATTCGCGCACCTGCCGATGATCCTGGACAAGGAGGGCAAGAAGCTCTCCAAGCGCACCAATTCGGTCAGCGTGATGGAGTACCGCGACGCGGGTTACCTGCCGCACGCGATCCTCAACTACCTGGTGCGGCTGGGCTGGTCGCACGGCGACCAGGAAATCTTCTCGCGCGAGGAAATGATCCGCCTGTTCGACATCTCCGACGTCAACAAGGCCGCCTCGCGCTTCGATACCGAGAAGCTCGCCTGGCTCAACCAGCACTACCTGAAGTCGGACGATCCCCGGGAGCTGGCGCCCGAGTTCGAGTGGCACCTGGCGCGCGCCGGCGTGGACATCTCCCGCGGCCCCGCGCCCGCCGACGTGGTCGTGGCGCTGCGCGACCGCGTGCACACGCTCAAGGAAATGGCCGAGCGCGCGAAGATCTGGTACGTGCCGATTGCCGAATGGGACGACAAGGCCGTCGCCAAGCACCTGAAGAACGACAGCGCCGTGGCCGTCCTCGAGCAGGCCAGGACGCTGCTCGCCGACATCGAATGGAAACCCGAGCCGATCCACCAGGCCATCGAGCGGATTGCAGCCAGCCTCGAACTGGGCATGGGCAAGATTGCCCAACCGCTGCGCGTGGCCATGACCGGCACCCAGGTCTCGCCTTCGATCGACCACACGATCTACCTGGCCGGCCGCGCCGAAGCGCTCAAGCGCATCGACGACGCGGTCGCCCGCGCGCAGGGCTGA